TAGGCGTTTAGCCACGCCTGTGTAATCGAACTTACCGCGAGCGCCGTCCCGAACAGCCCCGCGTGACCTGCCACACCTCCCAGCACATAGGCGTTTTCGTCGTGCACTTCTCCCTGCAAGAGACGGCCACGCCAAGGATCCTGCTCCGTGGGCGCAATAGGGGATGTGTGATCAGCATCGACAGATAAAACTTCGCGATAGGCTAGCGGATACGCTCGCAATGGGCCAAAGATACGCTCCTCACAATACCGCTTTAAGGACTGTTCTGTTCGCCGTTCGATCGCAAACCCGAGAAGCATGAACCCCAAGTCGCTGTAGAGGCTTTTTGTTCTTGGTTCATATTCCAAAGGCTCTTTCCCGATGAACGCCAACATAGGCTGGCGAGACGTTTCTCTTCCTGCTCCAATGACGGATTGATAATAGGGCCGATACCCGGGCAATCCTGATCGATGACACAAGATATCCCGTACAGTCGCTCGAGCAATGAGCGTCCCCCGTAATTCTGTGAGTATGGTTCCGATGGACTCTTCTAGATCCAGCCGGCCATCCTGCACCAGACACAAGATGCCCGTGCCCGTCGCTAAGGGTTTAGTTAATGACGCTAAATCATAAACGGTTTCACGATTGGCGGGACGTAAGGGAAGAATGGGGGAATGGGACCCCACAGCCTGATGATATCGAACCTCCCCTGCACACCTGACCAACAACACGGCGCCAGGAAATACCCGGTCACGAATGCCTTGTTGTAATGCCCCTGTGATTGGATTGGTCGTGTCCATCGGACATGAGGCGGGACGTAACCCTGAGCTGGCAGCTAGACTTCCGGCAAACTTTCCTGATCGGCAGTAAACGTCGTTTCTTCGACGACATCGGGGATTGGATCGGCGTTTTCTTCCACTTCAATCAAGCGATGAAACGCGCCAAGCGTCGAACGTAATCGTTCCAGGACGAGCGCTCGTTGACGACGAAGGTCAGCGATCATTCGCCTGAGTTCCATGAGATCGCTCCGGCTTTGCGCTAAAATCTCTTCAGCCTTGAGCTCGGCTTCCTTGACGATGAGTTCCGCATCACGTTCAGCCCCACGCTTCAACTGCTCCACGAATGTCTGCGTGGACAGCAACGTACTGGTTAACGTGTTTTCGGTCTTTTTGAGGTTTCCCAGTTCTTCTTCTTTGGACGCCACTTTTTCTTTCAGCACCGTATTTTCACGAGTGAGATTTTCGACGGTTTCAGCGACTTCTTCAAGGAACTGATCGACCTGCCGTTTTTCATACCCTCGAAATTGTGCGTCAAAGACTTTATGTTGAATGTCGAGCGGGGTAATTTTCATGATAAATTCTCTCAGTGCATTCCCGGAACCGATTCACACAGGTCCAGGACTGCAGTGCAGTATGATGATGATCTGGGTCGCAACGATCAGTATTTTACCAGCGGCAGAATAGGAAAAGCGAAGGATCATTCCTTATTGCGATCAGACAATGCCATGCAAGAATACTCGCCTCCCATTGCTTGGGAACAGGTCCATTCCCTTTAAAGGATTTGAGGCATACTGCTGGATAATCGATACCCTAAGTCTTCAATGGGAGAGACAAGTAAGATCAACGCTAATTGTAAACACACCAAAACGACCAACACTGACCAGTCAAAACCGCCGGCAGGAGGGACCAGACGTCTGGCCGGCCGCAGGAGCGGTTCCGTGACCTGGTACATCAATCCGGTAATGGGGTTATACGCCCCGGGATTAATCCAACTGATCACCACCTGAATGATCAGCAGAAAAATATAGATGTAGATGGCAAGCTTCAGCAATGAGGCAAGGGTTAAAATCAGAAGTCCTGGCAACGGCAGCAAATGGCCACTGCCTAACCAGGCGATTAAACTGAGTTCAGCGCCCTGCACGAGGAAGAGCAGGACGATGGTAGCCCAATCAATCCCCCCCACAGCAGGAACAAGACGACGGAGCGGTTGAAGCGCGGGATTCGTAAGACTGTATAACAACTGAGAAATCGGATTGTAAAAGTCGGCGCCAGCCCGTTGCAGGAGAAAACGCAACAGAATCGCCAGGACATAGAGCCCGAATATGAGATCAATGAGAAAGATCGCGGCTTGAGAAAAATACCCCATTATCCCTTCCTTATGTTCTAAGACGTACGGCGTGCTCCGAAAAGCGATGTCCCAACCCGCACGAGCGTCGCCCCTTCTTCCACGGCAATCACGTAATCATGCGACATGCCCATGGACAAGTGTTCCATCTTCAGCCGATCAAAGCCTTGAGACTTGATACGAACCGCTAACTCCCGTAATTCCCTGAAATAAGGTCTCGCCGTCTCAGGATCTTCCGACCAGGGCGGAATGGTCATCAACCCTAGCACGTTGAGATGCGGCATGGAAGTGAGTTCAGGCAGAGCCTGCAGTAACGTAGCGACGGAATAGCCTCCCTTTGTGGACTCCCCGCTAACATTCACTTCCATGAGAACCGCCTGAACAATCCCCAACACCCCGGCCCGTTTGTCCATCAACCGAGCCTGTTCAAGGCTTTCAACGGAATGAATCAGGGCAAACGCTCCAACTACCTCCTTAATCTTTCGACGTTGGACTTGCCCGATAAAATGCCAGGAACCGGTCGTGAGGTCATCCAGCGCACGACGTTTTTCCAGGGCTTCTTGAAGTCGGTTTTCCCCAAACACCCGAATGCCGGCGGCATGCGCCTCTCGCATTCGCTGGGCCGTAACGGTCTTCGTGGCCGCGACAAGACCAACGCCCTGAGGGTCTCGTCCAACGCGCCGTGCCGCCGCTTCGATCGATCCTAAAACCTGACGAAGACGATCGGCAATCGAACAAGGCGGCACACTCGTCTGTTCCATGATAGCCAGGGCGTAAACGCCCGTTTTCTCCTATTGTAATCTTGAATCGACATTGCGTCACTTCACGAGCGAGTCAATGTGCCCGCATCATGATTCCACTGTTCATTGTCCCGTTCACGCGCCCCTCTCTCCTGTACGAGAAGTAGCGAGTCGCATCGCAGTTCGTACAATGCGTGCTCTGACTGATGGACGCGGCGGAAACCCCCGCCTCGATCAGTTGATATCCAATAAGTTTTTTCAAGTCTACCATCGCATGGGTCGGAGATGTCGGCTTCAAAACCTCGCAGGCGTCGGCCCACTGTTCCTTGATCGGGTCAATGACAGGCCGATCGACTTCGAAGCAACACATCCCAATCGATGGGCCAATCGCCACGCGAAGATTGCTTGGCTCTGTCCCATACTGCTCTGTCATGACCCTAATAGTTTGTCGAACGATTCCCGCGACCGTACCACGCCAACCAGCATGAACCGCAGCGACAGCGTTCCGTTCGACATCGGCCATAAGAACCGGAACACAATCGGCGGTCCGAACGACCAGCAGGACGTCAGAACAGGACGTCACCAACGCATCGCCTTCCAGTCCATGAACGGTTTTCAGGTCATCCGGATTCTCACACACCAACACATCAGTCCCATGGACTTGTTTGAGAGAAATCACGCAGGGGTAGTCCGGAGGGACAGCCGTGACCTGGCCCACACGGACCGTATTGATGAGCGGAGCGGGGCTTTGTCGCGTCCCGAAGAAATGGACAAAGCCGCGCTCGGCAGGAATGTGCTCAGGGAATGAAAGGGATTCCACGGCGACCTTGTCCTTCTGCTCTGGATGGTGCCCTGGCCGCCTCTCTACGAATCAGACGGCTTTCGATAATAAGTAGGGATCTCCCAATCCTCATCGACGAGTAAATTGCCGTTTTCTTGAGTCGAACGCCTAGGCACGTAGCGTCTCATGAATGTCGGTCGATCCAATTCCTCATCCCGGTACGACGACTCGGAGGAAACAGACGCCAAGAGGGGCTCACTGGCCGGCTTCACGGCAAGGGACGGCGCTTCGCGAGGTGGAGATTCCCGAACGGCTTCTCGTGCCTGATCTCGTAACTGATGCCGAGCAAACCCCGAATCCTTTTGTTCAAAGCCTGTCGCGATCACCGTGACCACGATTTCGTCGCCAGCATTCGGATTGATCACTTGGCCCACGATGATGTTCGCTTGCGGATCGGCCGCTTCCTTGGCGATCGAAGAAGCTTCGTCAACCTCATGAAGCGTTAAGCTTGGCCCACCACAAATATTGAGGAGAAGGCCTCGTGCTCCCGCAATACTTCCATCTTCAAGCAGCTGGCTAGATATGGCCTGTCTGGCTGCTTCACTAGCACGATTCGGGCCTCGGCCGACACCTAACCCCATAACGGCTCGACCGGAATAACTCATGACGGTCTTCACATCGGCAAAGTCCACATTGACAAAGCCGGGCGTGGTGATCACGTCCGAAATGCCCTGAATGGCTTGTCGCAGCACATCATCGGCCACTTTGAACGCTTCCAGGAGCGGCGTACTTTTATCCACCAAATTCAATAGTTTTTGATTGGGAATGACGAGCAAGGAATCCACGTGCTTTTTTAATTCCCGCAGACCTTCTTCGGCATAGGCTGTTCGCCGATGACCTTCGTACTGAAACGGTTTGGTCACCACACCAACCGTGAGAATGCCCAGCTCGCGAGCGATTTTGGCCGCGATTGGGGCTCCGCCAGTTCCCGTCCCGCCTCCCATGCCTGCTGTCACAAACACCATTTCGGCATTTTCGAGCGCGTCACGAATTTGCTCCTCGCTTTCCAGTGCCGCCTCCTTTCCCACATCCGGTCGCGCACCTGCGCCAAGCCCTCGAGTCCGCTCGGGACCGAGTTGAATCTTGAACGGGGCCTCAGACTTTTCAAGAGCCTGAACATCCGTGTTGGCGACGACGAACTCAACCCGATTGAGTCCTGCAGAGATCATCGTATTCACTGCATTACATCCTCCTCCACCTACTCCAATCACTTTTATGCGAATGGTAGAAGATTCTTCCTCTGATAACGAAATCATGATGGCCTCCTTTCGCCAGGCTTAGCAACCGAACGGTAATGGAATTCTTGGACATGTATGGTTTTCTCAACGGACAAACGCTTCAATGTTCTCCCTGACTCCTTTCTCCTCTGAAATTTTTGTTCTCAGAAAAAGCTCATGACCCGGTCTTTCATCCGATCCAATACTGAAGACCAGATACCTGCTCCGGAACCGACAGCGGCCACGCCCATTCTCGACATCCCATGTTCATGTCGAATGGCGTGCAAGATCAATCCAACCCCGGTCGCGCAGGTCGGACTACTGACCTTTTCCTGCAACCCGCTAATGCCTGTCGGACCTCCACACCGAACAGGCAGGTCCAAGATTCGTTCTGCAGCCTCGGCCATCCCCGGGAGAAGCGACGTTCCACCGGTTAAGACGCCACCGGCCACGAGCAACCCATCATACCCGGCGCGACGAATTTCCCTTCGAACCAGTTCAAACATCTCCTCAACTCGAGGCTCAAGCACCTCGGCGACATAACTACGGGGAACGAGCCGCGGAGGCCTTCCTCCCACGCTCGGGACTTCAATGGACTCCTCCTGATCGACCTGCTCTGATAGCGAAACGCCATGCTGCACTTTGATCCGTTCGGCGTCTGCATGAGACGTGCGAAGGACCTGTGTCAGATCTCTGGTGAGATGATTCCCTCCAATGGGAATGACAGCGGAATGGCGGATGCTCCCATCAACATAAATCGCCACATCCGACGTTCCACCTCCCAGATCAACCATGACCACACCAAGTTCTTGTTCCTCAGCGGACAAGACGGCCGCACTGGAGGCCAATGGCTGCAGGATAATGTCGGCAACATCAAGGCCCGCACGATTCACACAACGGACCAAGTTCTGAGCAGACGTGACCGCGCCGGTGACGATATGCACATCGACTTCCAAGCGTGATCCGGCGATTCCAATCGGGTCGCGGATACCCTCTTGATCGTCGACGATAAACTCACGAGGCAGAACATGGAGAACGCGACGGTCAGCGGGAATGACGGCTCCACAACGAGCGGTCTCGATGACACGCGTGATGTCCCCATTCAACACTTCCCGTTTTTTCAGCGCCACGACTCCATGGGTGCTTTCACTCGAGATGTGACTCCCCGCAATCCCGGTATACACGGAATTGATTTGCACCGCCGCCATGAGCTCGGCTTTTTCAACCGCTTCTTTAATCGATTCCACCGTACTCTCGATATCAACCACGACCCCTTTTCGAAGACCCCGAGACAGACTCGAACCGACGCCGA
The genomic region above belongs to Nitrospirales bacterium and contains:
- a CDS encoding serine hydrolase; this translates as MDTTNPITGALQQGIRDRVFPGAVLLVRCAGEVRYHQAVGSHSPILPLRPANRETVYDLASLTKPLATGTGILCLVQDGRLDLEESIGTILTELRGTLIARATVRDILCHRSGLPGYRPYYQSVIGAGRETSRQPMLAFIGKEPLEYEPRTKSLYSDLGFMLLGFAIERRTEQSLKRYCEERIFGPLRAYPLAYREVLSVDADHTSPIAPTEQDPWRGRLLQGEVHDENAYVLGGVAGHAGLFGTALAVSSITQAWLNAYHGRESLLDSQLVRQFVSRQAMPCDSSWALGWDTPSSPSSSGKYFSASSFGHLGFTGTSIWIDPEAELEVILLTNRVHPTRENNNIREFRPMIHDVVYEKIIDG
- a CDS encoding DivIVA domain-containing protein, which encodes MKITPLDIQHKVFDAQFRGYEKRQVDQFLEEVAETVENLTRENTVLKEKVASKEEELGNLKKTENTLTSTLLSTQTFVEQLKRGAERDAELIVKEAELKAEEILAQSRSDLMELRRMIADLRRQRALVLERLRSTLGAFHRLIEVEENADPIPDVVEETTFTADQESLPEV
- a CDS encoding YggT family protein, whose product is MGYFSQAAIFLIDLIFGLYVLAILLRFLLQRAGADFYNPISQLLYSLTNPALQPLRRLVPAVGGIDWATIVLLFLVQGAELSLIAWLGSGHLLPLPGLLILTLASLLKLAIYIYIFLLIIQVVISWINPGAYNPITGLMYQVTEPLLRPARRLVPPAGGFDWSVLVVLVCLQLALILLVSPIEDLGYRLSSSMPQIL
- a CDS encoding YggS family pyridoxal phosphate-dependent enzyme, with the protein product MEQTSVPPCSIADRLRQVLGSIEAAARRVGRDPQGVGLVAATKTVTAQRMREAHAAGIRVFGENRLQEALEKRRALDDLTTGSWHFIGQVQRRKIKEVVGAFALIHSVESLEQARLMDKRAGVLGIVQAVLMEVNVSGESTKGGYSVATLLQALPELTSMPHLNVLGLMTIPPWSEDPETARPYFRELRELAVRIKSQGFDRLKMEHLSMGMSHDYVIAVEEGATLVRVGTSLFGARRTS
- the pgeF gene encoding peptidoglycan editing factor PgeF, which gives rise to MESLSFPEHIPAERGFVHFFGTRQSPAPLINTVRVGQVTAVPPDYPCVISLKQVHGTDVLVCENPDDLKTVHGLEGDALVTSCSDVLLVVRTADCVPVLMADVERNAVAAVHAGWRGTVAGIVRQTIRVMTEQYGTEPSNLRVAIGPSIGMCCFEVDRPVIDPIKEQWADACEVLKPTSPTHAMVDLKKLIGYQLIEAGVSAASISQSTHCTNCDATRYFSYRREGRVNGTMNSGIMMRAH
- the ftsA gene encoding cell division protein FtsA, translated to MPKKERIIVGLDIGTTKICAVVAEATDDETSINVIGVGSSLSRGLRKGVVVDIESTVESIKEAVEKAELMAAVQINSVYTGIAGSHISSESTHGVVALKKREVLNGDITRVIETARCGAVIPADRRVLHVLPREFIVDDQEGIRDPIGIAGSRLEVDVHIVTGAVTSAQNLVRCVNRAGLDVADIILQPLASSAAVLSAEEQELGVVMVDLGGGTSDVAIYVDGSIRHSAVIPIGGNHLTRDLTQVLRTSHADAERIKVQHGVSLSEQVDQEESIEVPSVGGRPPRLVPRSYVAEVLEPRVEEMFELVRREIRRAGYDGLLVAGGVLTGGTSLLPGMAEAAERILDLPVRCGGPTGISGLQEKVSSPTCATGVGLILHAIRHEHGMSRMGVAAVGSGAGIWSSVLDRMKDRVMSFF